A segment of the Nitrospina gracilis 3/211 genome:
CGAATGGGGCGTGAAGCGACACGGGCCCGCCGTGCTGGGCCACGCACGGCTCGCCGTCGTCGATCCGGAAAACGGCCACCAGCCGATGTTCAACACCGACGGCACCGTCGGCGTGGTCTTCAACGGCGAGATCTACAACCACGTCGCCCTGCGCGAGGAGCTGAAGAAAAAAGGTTACGTCTTCAAGTCACGGTGCGACACGGAAGTGCTGGTCCACCTGTGGCGGGAGGAAGGCGAGGCCATGCTGCAACGCCTCATTGGCATGTTCGTGTTTTTCCTCTGGGACGAGAAAGAGCAGCGCGGCGTGCTGGTGCGCGACCACACGGGCATCAAACCGTGTTACGTCATGGAGCACGATGGCGGCTGGGCGTTCTGCAGTGAGATCAAGGGACTGCTCGCGCTTCCCGGCGCGAAAAAGGAAATCAATTACAACGGCCTCGTGCGCATGTTCGCATTGAACTACTGCCCGCCGCCGGACACCTGCTTCAAGAACATCCACCACCTCGAACCCGGCACTTACTGGCGTTTTGACAGCGAACTGAAAATCACGAAGCACCGTTACTGGGAATGGCCCTTTTTCGACGAACGCCACACGCCGGACTTCGATGAATTCGGCGCGCTTCTGCGCGACGCGGTGCGCATGCAGAAGGATTTTGACGTGAAGGGCGGGCTGTACCTGAGCGGCGGTATCGATTCCTCCGTCGTCGCCAAGTACCTGGCCGAGCAGTGGCCGGGCCGGTTGGAGGCGATCGGGCTGGACTTTCCCGTCGAGGGCTTTTCCGAATACGCTTATTCGCGACTGGTTGCCGATCAGCTGGGGCTGGGATTGAAACCGGCGATGATCGACCACACCCTCATCCCGGAGCTTGCGGAAAAGGTCATCTACCACACCGACCAGCCGCACGGCGACTTCTCGTTTTTCCTGTTTTACCTGCTCGCAAGCAAGGCCCACGGCGAAGACAAAATCGTCATGTTCACCGGCGACGGACCGGACGAGACGCTGTTCGGCTTCAACCACAACGTGGAATTTTTTCAGAACACCACACGCACCAACTTCGCACTCCGCGCCTACTACAACGTCATCTGCTACATGGACGACCACTTGCGCAAGCGGCTTCTGCGCGACACCGTTCACAAGCACACGCAGGACCCGTTCGATTACTTCGAAAAGAGCATCGAACCGTGGCGTGACCTGCAACCGATCGAGCAAATCATCGCCTACGAATGCACGCAACTGATGCCGGGCAACAACCTGGTGAAGGGCGACCGCATGGGCGCGTGCTGGTCCACCGAGGGCCGCTCGCCCTTCATGGACCACCGCGTCATCGAGCTGTTCACCCGCCTGCCGGTGACGGAGAAGATCTACCGCGGCATCGGCAAGAGCTATCTCAAGAAACACGCGGCGGAAGTGTTTTCCAGGGAATTCGTGTACGGCAAAAAACGGATGCCGACCACGCCCATCGGCAACTGGCTGCAGGATCCGCTTTACAACTGGGCGCGGGATCTGCTGGCGGGCACCAATGACGATCTCATCAACACTCAGGAAGCGGTGAAGCTGCTGGACGAGCACAAG
Coding sequences within it:
- the asnB gene encoding asparagine synthase (glutamine-hydrolyzing) → MCGLAGTIGTSNPDPKLVEKMVETIMYRGPDEWGVKRHGPAVLGHARLAVVDPENGHQPMFNTDGTVGVVFNGEIYNHVALREELKKKGYVFKSRCDTEVLVHLWREEGEAMLQRLIGMFVFFLWDEKEQRGVLVRDHTGIKPCYVMEHDGGWAFCSEIKGLLALPGAKKEINYNGLVRMFALNYCPPPDTCFKNIHHLEPGTYWRFDSELKITKHRYWEWPFFDERHTPDFDEFGALLRDAVRMQKDFDVKGGLYLSGGIDSSVVAKYLAEQWPGRLEAIGLDFPVEGFSEYAYSRLVADQLGLGLKPAMIDHTLIPELAEKVIYHTDQPHGDFSFFLFYLLASKAHGEDKIVMFTGDGPDETLFGFNHNVEFFQNTTRTNFALRAYYNVICYMDDHLRKRLLRDTVHKHTQDPFDYFEKSIEPWRDLQPIEQIIAYECTQLMPGNNLVKGDRMGACWSTEGRSPFMDHRVIELFTRLPVTEKIYRGIGKSYLKKHAAEVFSREFVYGKKRMPTTPIGNWLQDPLYNWARDLLAGTNDDLINTQEAVKLLDEHKAGKANHTRPLRTLLMTALWLKTFF